Below is a genomic region from Actinomadura sp. NAK00032.
TCGCTGACGTCCTGCCCGTAGGCGCCGACGTTCTGGATCGGGGTGGCGCCGACGCGCCCCGGGATGCCGGACAGGCATTCGACCCCGGCGAGGCCGTCGGAGACGCAGCGGGCGACGAACGGGTCCCAGTCCTCGCCGGCCTGGACGCGGACGAGCACGGTGTCGCCCTCGGCGGACGCGCGCTCGGTGCCGCGGGTGCCGACGTGCACGACGGTGCCGGCGAAGCCGTCGTCGGACACGACCAGGTTGCTGCCGCCGCCGAGCACGAGGAGCGGTTCGCCCTCGTCGTCGGCCTTGCGGACGGCGGCGACCAGTTCGTCCTCGGTCGTGGCCTCGACGAAGCGCCGGGCGGGGCCGCCCAGCCGCAGCGTGGTGTATCCCGCCAGGTTCACGTCTTCGGCGAACACCGCCACGTCGTCCTCCCCCTAGCCGTGCGTGCCGCGGCCCCCCGCGGCGGCACCGGCCGGGGCGTCCCCGGCCGATGCGTCACCGTCCGTCAGGCGAGCTTGACGACCGCCCGCGCGCGCGTGAGGACCTTCTGGTCGTTCGACCTGGCGGTGAGCGCCACGACGACCTTGCCGTCGTCGAGCTTCTCCTCCACCTTGCCGCTGATCTCCAGGGTCGCGCCGCCCTCGTCGGGGACGACCACCGGAGAGGAGAACCGTACCCCGTAGTCGACGACCGCACCCGGATCGCCGGCCCAGTCGGTGACGAACCGGCCGCCCTGCGCCATCGTGTACATGCCGTGCGCGATCACGTCCGGCAGGCCGACGGCCTTCGCGACGGACTCGCGCCAGTGGATCGGGTTGAAGTCCCCGGACGCGCCCGCGTACATGACGAGGTTGGCGCGGTCGACCGCGTAGGTCTGCGCGGGGATCTCGGTGCCGACCTCGACGTCGGCGTAGTTCACCTTGGCGGTCATCAGGCCCCCCGCTCCACGATCGTGTTGTAGGTCTTGCAGATCAGTTCGCCCTCGGTCGTCTTGACGTCGGTCTCGATGACCATCTTCTCGTTGTTGCCGATCGACTTGATCTCGGTGATCGTGGACGTGCAGGTCACGACGTCGCCGGCGCGCAGCGGGCGGGTGTACTCGAAGCGCTGCTCGCCGTGCACGACCATCGCGTAATTGAGCCCGAGGTCGGGGTCGGCGAGGCCGGCGTTGCCGAGGGAGACCACGATCGGGAAGGTGGGCGGCGCGATGACGTCGGGGTATCCGGCCGCCTTGGCCGCCTCCTGGTCGCGGTAGACCGGGTTATGGTCGCCGATCGCGTCCGCGAACTCGCGGATCTTCACCCGGCTGACCTCGTACGGCTCGCTGGGCGGGAAGCTCCGCCCGATGAAATCGCGGTTGAGTGCCATGCAATCCGTCCCTCCAGGTCGAACGGGCCGCGCTGCCCGGGCGCCCGCCTGTTCCGTCATCGCGTCGGACGGTAACAGAATGACGTTCAGCCCGCCGCCGCCGGGTCTCACTGGCGGGGACGGGCTGAACGATGTCAGGGCAAGCGCGCGAAGAAGGCGCCGTTGTGGCCGGCCGTGCGGCGCTCGGCTACCGGGTCTCCCGGTGCGGGCGGTGGCAGCGGCAGTTGGGGCAGTACTTCTTCAGCTCAAGGCGGTCCGGGTCGTTGCGCCGGTTCTTCCGCGTGATGTAGTTGCGGTGCTTGCACTCCTGGCAGGCCAGCGTGATCTTCGGCCGGACGTCGGTGGCAGCCACGATGGAGTGCCTTTCTGGGTAAGGGACATGGATCTACGGACCTCGGCCGCCCGGGCGGGCGGCCGGCGATTCGACCCAGCCTGCCCACCTCCCGGAGGAGGTGAGAGACATGGGTAGTAGCGAGGGCCGGACTTGAACCGGCGACACAGCGATTATGAGCCGCTTGCTCTGCCTGACTGAGCTACCCCGCCGTGATGGTCGGTGTGGACCGGATTGCAAGGATACCGGATGCTCACCGAACCCTGGAAACGCGGAAACCCGGATCGAGATCGGGGCTTCGGTTTCGCGGATTCCGCTGGACCGCCTCCCAGCGTACCGGGTGCTCCGGTGGGCTGCGAAACGTCCTGCTGGAACCGGTGGGACGGTACCACAGCGCCTGGTAGGGAGCGAATCAGCGCGTTCCGGCTCCGCTCCGCCCCCGCTCCGGAGACGACGAAGGCCGCCGTCCGAAGAGATCGGATGGCGGCCGCATTGCCGTGAGCCCCTTTACGGAATCGAACCGTAGACCTTCTCCTTACCATGGAGACGCTCTGCCGACTGAGCTAAAGGGGCCTGCGTCGTTCGCGCAGTGAAACCATACACGGCCTGAGCGCGTGGTGCGAACCGGATTGCCCCGCCGGCGTCCGCGCCGGTCAGCGCCGTCGGCAAGGCCGGCCAGCGCGTCGCCGAGTCTGGCCGGCGCCCCGGCGGGCCGGGTCAGCGCAGCAGGTCGCGGGCGATGACGAGCTGCTGGATCTGGCTCGTCCCCTCGTAGATCCGGAACAGCCTGACGTCGCGGTAGAAGCGCTCGACGGCCACGCCGCGCATGTAGCCCATGCCGCCGTAGACCTGGACGGCGCGGTCGGCGACGCGTCCGACCATCTCCGAGCAGAAGTACTTGGCGCATGACGGCCCGAGCCTGGTGTCCTCACCGGCGTCGTAGGCACGGGCGGCCTCCAGCACCATGGAGCGTCCGGCGTACAGCTCGGTCTGGGAATCGGCGATGAGCCCCTGGACGAGCTGGTATTCGCCGATCGTCTTACCGCCCTGGCTGCGTTCCTTGGCGTAGGCGACCGTCTCGTCCAGGATCCTCTGGGCGAGGCCGACGCAGACGGCGGCGATGCTGAGCCGCCCATGGGCGAGGGATGCCATCGCGGTGCGGAAGCCCGTTCCCTCCGTCCCGACCATGGCTTCGGCAGGGACGCGCACGTTGTCGAAGAAGACCTCGGCCGTGTGGGCACCGCGCTGGCCCATCTTCTGGTCGGACGGGCCGACGCTCAGGCCGTCCGCGCCCTTCTCGACGAGGAACGTGGAGATGCCGCGCGAACCGGCGCCGCCCGTCCTGGCGAAGACCATGAAGACGTCGGCCTCGGGGGCGTTGGTGATGAACCGCTTCGCACCGCTGATGGCGTAGCCGCCGTCGCCGTCAGGGACGGCGGTCGTGGTGAGCGTGCTGGGGTCGGAGCCGGCCTCGGCCTCGGTGAGCGCGAACGCGCCGATGACCTCGCCGGACGCGAGCTTGGGGAGCCACGCGTCCTTCTGCGCCTCGGTCCCGGAGTTCACCAGGACCTGCCCGGCGATGCCGTTGCTGGTGCCGAACATGGAGCGGAACGCAGGGCTTGCGTAGCCGATCTCGAAGACGAGCCGGACCTCCTCGCTCAGCGACAGGCCGAGGCCGCCGTACTGCTCGGGCAGCGCGTACCCGAACAGGCCCATGTCCCGGGACGTGCGGCGCAGCGCCGCCGGGATCGCGTCGGTCTCCTCGATCTCGTCCTCGCGCGGGACGACCTGCTCGCGGACGAAGCTGCGGACGGCCTTGAGCACGTCGTCGAAATCCTGTGGCTCCATGGCCTCATTCTAGAATCAGATTCCAGGATAGGGGCGGTTCCGGCCGATTCTCCGGTGTCCTTCCCGCTGTGCGAAGGTGATCAACCATGCCGCTACAGCACGCCGTCGAGGAGGCCGTCCGGGCTGCCATCGCCGAGGACCGCTCCTTCGGCGACCTCCTGCCTCCCCTGATGGAGGCGTCCCGGACCGCCTCCCCCGCCGAGATGACCGCCGCGCTGCCCCGCCTCGCCGAGGGCATCGCGCAGGCCCCGCCGAACCTCGGCGGCTGGCTCGCCGTGATCTCCGGCGCCTGGATCGAGAACGGCGCCGACCCGGCGCCCGTCGGGCCCGCGCTCGTCCAGCGGATCACCGAGGTCACCGCCGCCGCGCTGGCGTTCGGCAACGCCTGGACGGAGGCCACCGGAGGCGAAGCGCCGCCCGACATGCAGGAGGAGAAGCCGTCCCAGCGGGCGGTCGACACGGTCGGACCCGTCCTCGGGGAGGGCGCGGTCGTCACGATGATGGCGTGGTTCGCGCTGCCGCAGTACGCGATGGCGGGCTGCACGCTCCTGCAGACGGCGCCGGAGGTACGGGCGTCCATCAACGACCGCGACCTCCACCTGCGCGCCGCCGGGGAGGCGTCCAAGTACCTCGGGCAGATGGACCACTACCAGGCGCTGCTGCGCGTCCTGGACGGCGAGCGCCTCCTCGTCCTCGACCGGGCGAGCCGCCAGGGCTGGACGGTCACGATCGGCGGGATCGGCGACAACTTCCAGCTGCACATGCTGCTCGGCGGGGCCCTCATCGGACGTCCCGGCGGGCTGACCGGCGAGCGCCCCGCGCCGGAGATCCTCGCGTGCTTCCTGAACGCCGACGCCCCGCCCGGACCACCGGTCGTGTCGAGCCCGTGGAACCTGGTCGACGCGCACGGCGAATGGATCTGGAACGAGGGCGTGCCCGCCGACATCCCCGCCGTCAACGGCACCCGCGTCATCGTGATCGACCCGCCGTCCTACAACCGGACTTTCCCGGCCGGGCGGCGCTTCCCGCTGATGCCGGCCACGCTCCGCGTCGACGGGATGCACCTGCCGGAGGACCTCGGCGCCTGGTGGCCGAACATCAAACCGGCGACGCGCTGAGGAGCCTTCAGAAGCGCACCAGGACGGCGGTGGCGTCGTCGTACTGCTTGCCCCTGGGCTTCGTGCCCGCCGCCTCCGCGGCCCTGGTGCGCTTGACGAGCTCCCTCGGGCCCTCGTCGTCCAGGAGCTGGAGCAGTTCGTCCCAGTCCATGTGACCGAACCGCTCCACAAGCCTGGACGCGCCGTCGCTCAGCACCGCCGCGCGGCGCAGGCCGTCCACCGGCACCTCGCCGGTCAGTCCTTCGTACGCGGCCTCGGGCTTGGTGCTCGCCACCCAGAACCCGCCGGGGCTGTTGCGCGACTTGCGCACGCCTTCGAGGGTGTAGCTCGGGAGATGGTCGACCCGGTCGTCCCGGAAGACCATGATCTCGCCGACGTCCACCACGATCGGGGAGTCGGCGAGGACGAACCACTCCACGGCCGCGCCGCGGCGGCGCAGCAGCGACACGGTCGCCGACGGGCTGTCCGGGTTCTGCAGGTCACACGTCCCCGTGTGCGCCTCCCCCGTCACCTTGATCGCCTCCGCGACCAGGTCGGGCAGCGGCTTGCCGTCCTCCAGCGCCAGCAGCGCCGCGATCCGGCCGCCGAGCCGGCGCACCAGCCACGCCGGATCGTGCCGGCACCCGCTGTCCACCCCCTGCGGCGCCGTCGCCCCGTCCAGCAGCACCACCCAGCCGGGCCCGGCCGCCACGAAATCCTCGTTCGGCCGCCCCGGCGTCGCCTCACTCACATAACTCACCTGCACGAATGCAGGTCTACCCGGTAAAGCGGCCGACCGGGAACCGGTAGACCAAACCGGCAACCCCGGCCCGTAGCCTCGCCGCTCTCCGGTATTCGGACGGGCGCGCGCGGCCTTGGTCAGTCCTCGACGTCGACGCCGAAGCCGCGCGCCAGCTCGGCCAGCCCGAAATCGTGCCCCTGCCCGACGACGCGGATCCGCCAGCGCGGACCGCGCCGGTACAGCTCGGCGAGCAGCATCGTCCGCTCGCTCGTCCCGGCGTCGAGGGTGGCCTGGGCGAACGCCTGCTCGCCGTCGCCGGGCCCTATGCCGAGCTCGACGGGCCCCAGTTCCCCGAACGTGACCGTCCCGTCGATC
It encodes:
- a CDS encoding MaoC family dehydratase, producing MTAKVNYADVEVGTEIPAQTYAVDRANLVMYAGASGDFNPIHWRESVAKAVGLPDVIAHGMYTMAQGGRFVTDWAGDPGAVVDYGVRFSSPVVVPDEGGATLEISGKVEEKLDDGKVVVALTARSNDQKVLTRARAVVKLA
- a CDS encoding MaoC family dehydratase N-terminal domain-containing protein, which translates into the protein MALNRDFIGRSFPPSEPYEVSRVKIREFADAIGDHNPVYRDQEAAKAAGYPDVIAPPTFPIVVSLGNAGLADPDLGLNYAMVVHGEQRFEYTRPLRAGDVVTCTSTITEIKSIGNNEKMVIETDVKTTEGELICKTYNTIVERGA
- the rpmG gene encoding 50S ribosomal protein L33; translated protein: MAATDVRPKITLACQECKHRNYITRKNRRNDPDRLELKKYCPNCRCHRPHRETR
- a CDS encoding acyl-CoA dehydrogenase family protein; translated protein: MEPQDFDDVLKAVRSFVREQVVPREDEIEETDAIPAALRRTSRDMGLFGYALPEQYGGLGLSLSEEVRLVFEIGYASPAFRSMFGTSNGIAGQVLVNSGTEAQKDAWLPKLASGEVIGAFALTEAEAGSDPSTLTTTAVPDGDGGYAISGAKRFITNAPEADVFMVFARTGGAGSRGISTFLVEKGADGLSVGPSDQKMGQRGAHTAEVFFDNVRVPAEAMVGTEGTGFRTAMASLAHGRLSIAAVCVGLAQRILDETVAYAKERSQGGKTIGEYQLVQGLIADSQTELYAGRSMVLEAARAYDAGEDTRLGPSCAKYFCSEMVGRVADRAVQVYGGMGYMRGVAVERFYRDVRLFRIYEGTSQIQQLVIARDLLR
- a CDS encoding protein phosphatase 2C domain-containing protein, with amino-acid sequence MSEATPGRPNEDFVAAGPGWVVLLDGATAPQGVDSGCRHDPAWLVRRLGGRIAALLALEDGKPLPDLVAEAIKVTGEAHTGTCDLQNPDSPSATVSLLRRRGAAVEWFVLADSPIVVDVGEIMVFRDDRVDHLPSYTLEGVRKSRNSPGGFWVASTKPEAAYEGLTGEVPVDGLRRAAVLSDGASRLVERFGHMDWDELLQLLDDEGPRELVKRTRAAEAAGTKPRGKQYDDATAVLVRF